One segment of Microbacterium arborescens DNA contains the following:
- a CDS encoding DNA helicase, whose translation MSLSRKRKKQLRKLQKQANTLWESQQVLMGEAAKVARDAGHQLGHYNREHVKPAVQNTYEQYAAPYVDKSVRATRKVYNGALIPAAGAVVGGALSVWDAANDTRGRLAHGRGVDLDLSSVKKKAAKYGKKATKKIQSRASLPEPKKKRGAGGVIALILGVAAAAGVLYAAWQTLRADDELWVADDPLRAPDA comes from the coding sequence GTGAGCCTCAGCCGCAAGCGCAAGAAGCAACTCCGCAAGCTCCAGAAGCAGGCGAACACCCTGTGGGAGTCGCAGCAGGTCCTGATGGGAGAGGCCGCCAAAGTCGCACGCGACGCCGGCCACCAGCTGGGCCACTACAACCGCGAGCACGTCAAGCCCGCCGTCCAGAACACCTATGAGCAGTACGCCGCGCCGTACGTCGACAAGAGTGTTCGCGCGACCCGCAAGGTCTACAACGGTGCCCTCATTCCGGCCGCCGGTGCCGTCGTGGGCGGCGCCCTGTCGGTGTGGGATGCGGCGAACGACACCCGTGGTCGCCTCGCCCATGGCCGCGGCGTCGACCTCGATCTGTCGTCGGTGAAGAAGAAGGCCGCTAAGTACGGCAAGAAGGCGACCAAGAAGATCCAGTCGCGCGCCTCGCTCCCCGAGCCGAAGAAGAAGCGCGGCGCCGGTGGCGTCATCGCTCTGATCCTCGGTGTGGCCGCTGCAGCCGGCGTGCTGTACGCCGCATGGCAGACGCTGCGCGCCGACGACGAGCTGTGGGTTGCCGACGACCCGCTGCGCGCTCCCGACGCCTGA
- a CDS encoding TetR/AcrR family transcriptional regulator, which yields MVPTTDDGHGNRPGRGRPRDPRIDEAIRRATLDVLSERGYSGLTLEDVAARAGTNTPALRRRWRSRQHLIVSALLDRLGAAPTPDTGCTRCDLIEGIGSLSPSFGDEIGRSVLPALVADLALDPELEKEFFDRLFHPRRASSEAALRRGIERGDIRADIDVPLILDMLAAPIYYRMLFGHLPVTPTLAEDVVTVVMDGITTGSDTARATRADHTHA from the coding sequence ATGGTCCCGACGACAGACGACGGCCACGGCAACCGCCCCGGTCGAGGCCGGCCCCGCGATCCGCGTATCGACGAGGCGATCCGCCGCGCGACGCTCGACGTCCTCTCCGAGCGCGGTTACAGCGGCTTGACGCTCGAAGACGTCGCCGCACGCGCGGGCACGAACACCCCGGCGCTGCGTCGGCGGTGGCGGTCGCGACAGCACCTCATCGTCAGCGCGCTCCTGGATCGACTGGGCGCGGCACCCACTCCCGACACCGGCTGCACCCGGTGCGATCTCATCGAGGGAATCGGCTCCCTCAGCCCGTCGTTCGGCGACGAGATCGGGCGGTCGGTTCTGCCGGCGCTCGTGGCGGACCTCGCTCTCGATCCCGAGCTCGAGAAGGAGTTCTTCGACAGGCTGTTCCACCCGCGCCGGGCCTCCAGCGAAGCTGCGCTGCGGCGAGGTATCGAGCGCGGCGACATCCGGGCCGACATCGACGTCCCGCTCATCCTCGATATGCTCGCAGCGCCGATCTACTACCGGATGCTGTTCGGACACCTGCCGGTGACGCCGACGCTGGCCGAGGATGTCGTGACTGTGGTGATGGATGGGATCACCACGGGGTCGGACACGGCACGCGCGACGAGAGCCGACCACACGCACGCCTGA
- a CDS encoding anthranilate synthase component II, with product MTAVLVIDNHDSFIHTLVGYLHELGAETEMVESDAVADLSRAIAGFDGILVSPGPGTPEGAGASIDVVRAAAASAIPLLGVCLGHQAIAVAFGATVTEAPELMHGMTSDVRHDGSFLFEGVPTTFTAGRYHSLAVHAETVPDELRVTARTAGGTVMAIAHRDAPIVGVQFHPESVLTDGGYRMLGNWLESAGLAGAALRGARLHPHRR from the coding sequence GTGACCGCCGTTCTCGTGATCGACAATCACGACAGCTTCATCCACACTCTCGTCGGGTATCTCCACGAGCTCGGGGCCGAGACCGAGATGGTGGAATCGGATGCCGTGGCCGATCTGTCGCGCGCGATCGCGGGCTTCGACGGCATCCTCGTCTCACCCGGCCCGGGGACCCCCGAGGGCGCCGGCGCCTCGATCGACGTCGTGCGCGCGGCGGCGGCATCCGCGATCCCCTTACTCGGGGTGTGTCTCGGGCATCAAGCCATCGCGGTCGCGTTCGGTGCGACCGTGACGGAAGCGCCGGAACTCATGCACGGCATGACCTCTGACGTTCGGCATGACGGGTCATTCCTCTTCGAAGGGGTGCCCACGACGTTCACGGCAGGCAGGTATCACTCGCTTGCGGTGCATGCGGAGACCGTCCCCGACGAGCTGCGGGTGACCGCTCGGACTGCGGGCGGCACGGTCATGGCGATCGCACATCGTGACGCGCCGATCGTCGGTGTGCAGTTCCACCCCGAGTCCGTGTTGACCGACGGCGGCTATCGGATGCTCGGCAACTGGCTCGAGTCGGCAGGGCTAGCGGGCGCGGCACTACGCGGCGCGCGGTTGCATCCGCATCGGAGGTGA
- a CDS encoding S1 family peptidase: protein MRSPTRSALGIAALSLAFTSIMTAPASAQTPSPDDGAGQVDPGLLSAMAEELGTDTAGALDVLAFQDTANATTATVADETGAAYAGSWLDESTRTVYTAVTTTDARHAAESAGAVPVEVAYSIDDLEAISARLAEIVTDADVTSWWIDVTTNQVVVEALGDTAASEVAAQIGAPADAVRVETTAEAPETFATIQGGIAYTINGTSRCSVGFAVEGGFVTAGHCGRAGASTNYGTFRGSSFPGDDYAWVATPSHTPVGTVSDYAGGAVAVSGSTPAAVGATVCRSGSTTGWHCGQVQAYNSSVRYSEGTVSGLIRTSVCAERGDSGGSLLAGNQAQGVTSGGSGNCSTGGTTYFQPVNEILQAYGLRLLTR, encoded by the coding sequence ATGAGATCACCGACCCGTTCGGCCCTGGGCATCGCCGCCCTGAGCCTGGCATTCACGAGCATCATGACCGCTCCGGCATCTGCGCAGACGCCCAGCCCAGACGACGGGGCCGGGCAGGTTGATCCTGGCCTGCTCTCTGCGATGGCTGAAGAGCTCGGCACCGACACTGCCGGAGCCCTCGACGTCCTGGCGTTCCAGGACACCGCGAACGCCACGACCGCAACAGTCGCCGACGAGACCGGGGCAGCCTACGCGGGCTCCTGGCTCGACGAGTCGACGCGGACCGTCTACACCGCAGTGACGACCACCGACGCTCGGCACGCCGCCGAAAGCGCGGGGGCCGTTCCCGTCGAGGTCGCGTACTCGATCGATGACCTGGAAGCGATCTCCGCTCGTCTGGCCGAGATCGTCACCGATGCGGACGTCACCTCGTGGTGGATCGACGTGACCACGAATCAGGTCGTCGTCGAGGCCCTCGGCGACACGGCGGCATCCGAGGTCGCCGCGCAGATCGGCGCCCCGGCCGACGCAGTGCGCGTGGAGACCACCGCCGAGGCCCCCGAGACGTTCGCGACGATTCAGGGCGGGATCGCCTACACGATCAACGGAACGTCTCGCTGCTCCGTCGGGTTCGCGGTCGAGGGCGGGTTCGTGACCGCCGGTCACTGCGGGCGAGCGGGCGCGTCGACGAACTACGGCACGTTCCGTGGCTCGAGCTTCCCCGGCGATGACTACGCCTGGGTCGCGACGCCCTCGCACACCCCCGTCGGGACGGTCTCGGACTACGCCGGTGGCGCTGTCGCCGTCTCCGGCTCCACTCCTGCGGCGGTGGGTGCGACGGTCTGCCGCTCCGGTTCCACGACCGGCTGGCATTGCGGCCAAGTGCAGGCCTACAACAGCAGTGTGCGCTACTCGGAGGGCACGGTGTCGGGCCTCATCCGCACGTCCGTCTGCGCCGAGCGCGGCGACTCGGGCGGCTCGCTGCTCGCCGGAAACCAGGCGCAGGGCGTCACGTCCGGTGGCTCGGGCAACTGCAGCACCGGAGGAACGACCTATTTCCAGCCGGTCAACGAGATCCTGCAGGCGTACGGCTTGAGGCTGCTCACCCGCTGA
- a CDS encoding MFS transporter: protein MTEDRGSRVGVLDDRHRALTAGILLSVGMVAFESLGVATVLPVIARDLDGLAAYGWGLSALMLANIMGTVGAGHMADRRGVSRPLMIGMLVFLAGCVIAGAVGSWPLFLVGRVVQGIGVGAVMAASYTVIGRAYPEVLRGQMFALLSSAWTIPSLVGPLLAGLAADLVGWRWVFVAMVPLIVAAMALTLPRLRRMTDAGPGRAETASDGGVRWWRGPLASSLLLTLGTALLLQALLFGNLALTAAGVIVGLLVALSSFRRVTPEGTLSARPGLGAGVIVRLLLSGAYFGSEAFLPLAFQELRGQTPAAAGLALSAGALTWVAGSLLQARWDRRHQGRRRSRAVAMGAIILLLGTLTIAVTALVDAVPAWIAIAGWAVGGLGMGIAFNASTTDTMEQAAEGQQGQVSSALQLAQTLATALVAGIGGAIVASATGAADRLPAAIATVFAATAALAAITIVLAGRLRPAAR, encoded by the coding sequence ATGACGGAAGACCGGGGGAGTCGAGTCGGAGTCCTCGACGACCGACACCGCGCGCTGACAGCGGGCATCCTGCTCTCCGTGGGCATGGTCGCGTTCGAGTCGCTCGGCGTCGCGACCGTGCTGCCGGTGATCGCGCGCGATCTCGATGGACTCGCTGCCTACGGGTGGGGGCTCTCGGCGCTCATGCTCGCGAACATCATGGGCACCGTCGGCGCGGGCCACATGGCGGATCGCCGAGGAGTGTCACGTCCCCTGATGATCGGCATGCTCGTGTTCCTCGCGGGCTGCGTGATCGCGGGTGCCGTCGGATCATGGCCGCTCTTCCTGGTGGGTCGGGTGGTCCAGGGAATCGGCGTCGGTGCGGTGATGGCCGCGAGCTACACCGTCATCGGGCGCGCATACCCGGAAGTGCTGCGAGGCCAGATGTTCGCGCTGTTGTCATCGGCGTGGACGATTCCCTCGCTCGTCGGGCCACTGCTGGCGGGGCTCGCCGCCGACCTCGTGGGCTGGCGTTGGGTGTTCGTTGCCATGGTGCCGCTGATCGTCGCCGCGATGGCGCTCACGCTTCCGCGCCTGCGCCGGATGACGGATGCCGGACCGGGCCGCGCCGAAACGGCTTCGGATGGGGGAGTGCGGTGGTGGCGCGGGCCCCTGGCCAGTTCGCTCCTGCTCACGCTGGGAACCGCGCTTCTGCTCCAGGCTCTCCTGTTCGGGAACCTCGCGCTGACGGCGGCCGGTGTGATCGTCGGCCTTCTGGTCGCGCTTTCGTCGTTCCGTCGAGTCACGCCCGAGGGAACTCTGTCGGCGCGCCCGGGTCTCGGCGCGGGCGTCATCGTGCGCCTGCTGCTCAGCGGCGCCTACTTCGGCAGCGAGGCGTTCCTGCCGCTGGCTTTCCAGGAACTGCGAGGGCAGACGCCGGCGGCGGCGGGGCTGGCGCTCTCCGCGGGCGCGCTGACCTGGGTGGCGGGCTCTCTGCTCCAGGCCCGGTGGGACCGTCGCCATCAGGGGCGCCGCCGCTCGAGGGCCGTCGCGATGGGAGCGATCATCCTGCTGCTGGGCACCCTGACGATCGCCGTCACCGCCCTCGTCGACGCGGTTCCCGCCTGGATCGCGATCGCCGGCTGGGCCGTCGGTGGACTGGGGATGGGTATCGCCTTCAATGCGTCGACGACGGACACGATGGAGCAGGCGGCCGAAGGGCAGCAGGGACAGGTGAGCAGCGCGCTGCAGCTGGCGCAGACCCTCGCCACCGCCCTCGTCGCGGGCATCGGCGGCGCGATCGTCGCGTCGGCGACGGGAGCCGCCGACCGCCTGCCGGCCGCGATCGCCACCGTGTTCGCGGCGACCGCCGCTCTCGCGGCCATCACCATCGTGCTCGCCGGTCGGCTACGGCCCGCCGCTCGGTGA
- the pknB gene encoding Stk1 family PASTA domain-containing Ser/Thr kinase, whose protein sequence is MSPTSEYESNAGSDVSAEQRVLSGRYRIDEPIGRGGMASVYRGYDVTLGRDVAIKVLKRELADDAGFRMRFRLEAQAASRMAHPSIVRVFDAGEDTETDPDGSEHSVPYIVMELVTGRLLKDMVDAGPIAEADAVRYVDGILEALEYSHRAGVVHRDIKPGNVMITDAGAVKVMDFGIARAVSDSSSTVAETTAIIGTAAYFSPEQAKGEPVDARADLYSTGVVLYELLTGRAPFRGETPVAVAYQHVSEAPLPPSEISDEVPRALDAVVLRALAKSPFQRFQDATEFRAALEQAVGGKQPTKRQMGALASELYGPDPRHAAETARSLRQLSTDNTMRRTQSGPPVSWIWAGVAVLAALLIAVLIWVLAFRDAGTTVPSTSRVVPEVAGKSWDLAENLIAEAELNPVRSDRSDDTVPAGDVIDTEPAAGITLSPGQRVTVYVSTGQEMATVPPLQNLSRTEATEALQRAGLQLGTVRSRNDPTLPAGTVIEASAPEGSALAMGSSVNLVVASGTVTLVDLTGYTVEAAERELQQESRQLVPEVVEDPGCAAAAGGRTVSSQSLAPGEVPIGSTVTLRVCTGS, encoded by the coding sequence ATGAGTCCAACATCCGAGTACGAGTCGAACGCAGGGAGTGACGTGTCGGCAGAGCAACGTGTGCTGTCAGGGCGCTACCGCATCGACGAGCCCATCGGGCGCGGCGGCATGGCGAGCGTGTATCGAGGGTACGACGTCACCCTCGGGCGAGACGTTGCCATCAAGGTGCTCAAGCGCGAGCTGGCCGACGACGCGGGCTTCCGCATGCGGTTCAGGCTCGAGGCACAGGCGGCGTCGCGCATGGCGCACCCGTCGATCGTGCGGGTGTTCGACGCGGGTGAGGACACCGAGACCGACCCGGACGGCAGCGAGCATTCGGTGCCGTACATCGTCATGGAGCTCGTGACCGGACGCCTGCTCAAAGACATGGTCGACGCCGGGCCCATCGCCGAGGCGGATGCGGTGCGCTACGTCGACGGCATCCTCGAGGCCCTCGAGTACTCGCACCGCGCCGGGGTCGTTCACCGCGACATCAAGCCCGGGAACGTCATGATCACCGACGCGGGGGCCGTGAAGGTGATGGATTTCGGCATCGCACGCGCAGTGTCCGACTCGTCGTCGACGGTCGCCGAGACGACCGCGATCATCGGCACGGCCGCCTACTTCTCTCCCGAGCAGGCCAAGGGCGAGCCGGTCGACGCGCGCGCCGACCTCTACTCGACCGGCGTCGTTCTCTACGAGCTGCTGACCGGGCGCGCGCCCTTCCGCGGCGAGACGCCCGTGGCCGTCGCCTACCAGCACGTCAGCGAGGCGCCGCTGCCGCCGTCGGAGATCTCCGACGAGGTGCCGCGCGCGCTGGATGCCGTCGTGCTGCGGGCCCTCGCGAAGAGCCCCTTCCAGCGGTTCCAAGACGCCACGGAGTTCCGGGCCGCCCTCGAGCAGGCCGTCGGCGGCAAACAGCCGACGAAGCGTCAGATGGGCGCGCTCGCTAGCGAGCTCTACGGACCCGACCCGCGACATGCAGCCGAGACGGCACGCTCGCTTCGTCAGCTCAGCACCGACAACACCATGCGGCGGACGCAGTCCGGTCCCCCGGTCAGCTGGATCTGGGCCGGCGTCGCGGTGCTCGCGGCGCTGCTCATCGCGGTGCTCATCTGGGTGCTGGCCTTCCGCGACGCGGGCACGACCGTCCCCAGCACGTCGCGCGTCGTGCCCGAAGTCGCCGGCAAGTCGTGGGACCTCGCGGAGAACCTCATCGCGGAAGCCGAGCTGAATCCCGTCCGCTCAGACCGCAGCGACGACACGGTACCGGCGGGCGACGTCATCGACACCGAGCCCGCCGCCGGCATCACCCTGTCTCCCGGACAGCGTGTGACGGTGTACGTGTCGACGGGTCAGGAGATGGCCACGGTCCCGCCCTTGCAGAACCTCTCTCGCACGGAGGCGACCGAAGCGCTGCAGCGTGCCGGTCTGCAACTGGGCACCGTACGCTCGCGCAACGACCCGACCCTGCCTGCCGGCACGGTCATCGAGGCCTCGGCGCCGGAGGGCTCTGCGCTCGCCATGGGGTCGTCGGTCAACCTCGTCGTCGCGAGCGGCACCGTGACTCTCGTCGATCTCACCGGATACACGGTCGAGGCCGCCGAGCGCGAGCTGCAGCAGGAGTCACGGCAACTGGTGCCCGAGGTGGTCGAAGACCCGGGCTGCGCCGCGGCCGCGGGAGGACGAACCGTCTCATCGCAGTCGCTCGCGCCGGGAGAAGTGCCGATCGGGTCGACCGTCACACTCCGGGTCTGCACCGGAAGCTGA
- a CDS encoding class E sortase codes for MSVISVFGELLLTAGVVMLLFVSWQMWFGDMIIGSQKQAEAQALSQQWQAQAQAQESPTPSETPAGDPETPGPAAIPVLAEPEQGAEFGVMYIPRFGPDWQFTIANGTGKKAILDKGHIGHYEGSAMPGADGNMAVAAHRWTSGAPFDPVDRLVVGDAIVIQTQDGWYTYRFRNVEYVQDTAIEVLNPVPQQVDLSANGKYLTLTSCAPKLNMLERIISYAVFEEFTPTSAGPPASLTEGAPA; via the coding sequence GTGAGCGTCATCAGCGTGTTCGGTGAGCTCCTTCTCACGGCCGGCGTCGTGATGCTGCTCTTCGTGAGCTGGCAGATGTGGTTCGGCGACATGATCATCGGCTCGCAGAAACAGGCCGAGGCGCAGGCGCTCTCGCAGCAGTGGCAGGCACAGGCACAGGCACAGGAGTCGCCCACGCCCAGCGAGACTCCCGCAGGCGATCCCGAGACTCCCGGCCCCGCCGCCATCCCGGTTCTCGCCGAGCCCGAGCAGGGCGCCGAGTTCGGCGTCATGTACATCCCGCGTTTCGGCCCCGACTGGCAGTTCACGATCGCGAACGGCACGGGGAAGAAGGCGATCCTCGACAAGGGACACATCGGTCATTACGAGGGATCGGCGATGCCGGGCGCGGACGGCAACATGGCCGTCGCGGCACACCGATGGACCTCCGGTGCTCCCTTCGACCCCGTCGACCGCCTCGTGGTCGGCGATGCGATCGTCATCCAGACCCAGGACGGCTGGTACACCTACCGCTTCCGCAACGTCGAGTACGTGCAGGACACCGCGATCGAAGTGCTCAACCCTGTTCCGCAGCAGGTCGACCTCAGCGCCAACGGCAAGTACCTCACCCTGACGAGCTGCGCGCCGAAGCTCAACATGCTCGAACGCATCATCTCGTACGCGGTGTTCGAAGAGTTCACCCCGACGTCGGCGGGTCCGCCGGCATCGCTGACAGAGGGAGCCCCCGCCTGA
- a CDS encoding cell division protein CrgA — translation MASSSDHDDPTVERRPADDAPNPVWFKPIMLGLMLIGLVWVLVFYLSSSTLPVPGIGGWNLVIGFGIAFVGFLMTTRWR, via the coding sequence ATGGCATCTTCGAGCGACCACGACGACCCGACCGTGGAGCGACGCCCCGCAGATGACGCACCTAACCCGGTCTGGTTCAAGCCGATCATGCTGGGGCTGATGCTCATCGGACTCGTGTGGGTGCTCGTCTTCTACCTCAGCAGCTCCACGCTGCCCGTGCCCGGCATCGGCGGGTGGAACCTGGTGATCGGTTTCGGCATCGCCTTCGTGGGATTCCTCATGACCACGCGGTGGCGCTGA
- a CDS encoding peptidylprolyl isomerase has translation MPQHTAVATIHTNHGDIVVNLFGDQAPRTVKNFIGLSDGSQEWTDPATGRPGEGPLYTNVIFHRIIPNFMIQGGDPLGQGIGGPGYNFDDEISPELDFQKPYILAMANAGLRRNAITGKAEGTNGSQFFITTDPTPWLQGKHTIFGEVADDASRQVVDTIAAVKTGAQDRPVDAVVISSIDVAAV, from the coding sequence ATGCCTCAGCACACTGCAGTAGCGACGATCCACACCAACCACGGCGACATCGTCGTCAACCTTTTCGGCGACCAGGCCCCCCGCACGGTGAAGAACTTCATCGGCCTCTCGGACGGTTCGCAGGAGTGGACCGACCCCGCGACGGGCCGGCCCGGTGAGGGCCCCCTCTACACGAACGTCATCTTCCACCGCATCATCCCGAACTTCATGATCCAGGGCGGCGACCCGCTCGGACAGGGCATCGGCGGCCCCGGCTACAACTTCGACGACGAGATCAGCCCCGAGCTGGATTTCCAGAAGCCCTACATCCTCGCCATGGCGAACGCGGGTCTGCGCCGCAACGCGATCACCGGCAAGGCCGAGGGCACGAACGGGTCGCAGTTCTTCATCACGACCGACCCCACCCCGTGGCTCCAGGGCAAGCACACCATCTTCGGTGAGGTGGCGGATGACGCGTCGCGTCAGGTCGTCGACACGATCGCCGCGGTGAAGACCGGCGCACAGGACCGTCCGGTCGACGCCGTCGTCATCTCGTCGATCGACGTCGCGGCGGTCTGA
- a CDS encoding aminoacyl-tRNA deacylase produces the protein MTEDLEPTSRVRLAAAERGLDVVVRPRPDARSLDEAAALLGLEPDDIVKTLVVKRSDDTYLFALVPGDRVISWPKLRALVGVNKLRLPEPELALAATGYERGTIVPIGSTHDWPVFADSSIVGRRIAMGAGAHGYSLFVDADALVAAYGATVADITEQRSR, from the coding sequence ATGACCGAAGATCTCGAGCCCACGTCTCGTGTCCGCCTCGCAGCGGCCGAGCGTGGGCTCGATGTCGTCGTACGCCCGCGCCCCGACGCGCGCAGCCTCGACGAGGCTGCCGCGCTCCTCGGACTCGAGCCCGACGACATCGTGAAGACCCTCGTCGTCAAGCGCAGCGACGACACGTACCTGTTCGCGCTCGTCCCCGGCGATCGGGTGATCTCGTGGCCGAAGCTCCGCGCCCTCGTCGGCGTGAACAAGCTCCGGCTACCCGAGCCCGAGCTCGCCCTCGCGGCGACCGGCTACGAGCGCGGCACGATCGTGCCGATCGGCAGTACCCACGACTGGCCGGTCTTCGCCGATTCGTCGATCGTGGGTCGACGGATCGCGATGGGTGCCGGTGCGCACGGTTACAGCCTGTTCGTCGACGCCGATGCCCTGGTCGCCGCGTACGGCGCGACCGTCGCCGACATCACCGAGCAGCGATCGCGCTGA
- a CDS encoding rhomboid family intramembrane serine protease, whose product MSASELRSNPDNFCYRHPDRQSFVLCQRCLRTICAECQTQMPVGVICPECLRDQQKSSGAPRPRRAPRILRAVRSDDSRPLATYAIIGVTFFAFVVGLIPGAGLMVKQALALIPPLLYPSFTGSFEPWRLFTVLLVHSGFWHVGLNMLALWMLGRSLEPMLGRGRFVWLYLLSGLGGSVAVVLFGFTSAVVGASGAIFGLFGALLVIGRHIGANITGIAVVLGINLVITFLPLLTSGLGGGGGVQISWQAHVGGLAVGALVGLIYARTRTIRRQRLQIWLLGATAVGLIALLAVPLALY is encoded by the coding sequence GTGAGCGCGTCCGAGCTGCGGAGCAATCCCGACAACTTCTGTTACCGGCATCCCGACCGGCAGAGCTTCGTGCTCTGCCAACGGTGCCTGCGCACCATCTGCGCGGAATGCCAGACGCAGATGCCCGTCGGTGTGATCTGCCCCGAATGTCTGCGTGATCAGCAGAAGAGCTCGGGCGCGCCACGTCCCCGCCGCGCACCGCGCATCCTCCGCGCGGTGCGCTCCGACGACTCGCGCCCGCTGGCCACCTACGCGATCATCGGCGTGACGTTCTTCGCCTTCGTCGTCGGGCTCATCCCGGGCGCGGGGCTGATGGTGAAGCAGGCGCTCGCGCTCATCCCGCCTCTGCTCTACCCGTCGTTCACAGGATCATTCGAGCCGTGGCGCCTGTTCACGGTGCTGCTGGTGCACAGCGGATTCTGGCACGTCGGGCTCAACATGCTCGCGCTCTGGATGCTGGGGCGCAGCCTTGAACCGATGCTCGGACGCGGTCGCTTCGTGTGGCTCTATCTGCTCAGCGGCCTCGGGGGATCCGTCGCCGTCGTGCTGTTCGGCTTCACGTCGGCTGTCGTCGGAGCCTCGGGTGCCATCTTCGGCCTCTTCGGCGCCTTGCTCGTGATCGGTCGCCATATCGGGGCGAACATCACCGGTATCGCCGTCGTCCTCGGCATCAATCTCGTCATCACCTTCTTGCCGCTTCTCACGAGCGGGCTCGGTGGCGGTGGCGGTGTCCAGATCTCATGGCAGGCGCACGTGGGCGGCCTCGCGGTGGGCGCGCTGGTCGGACTCATCTATGCGCGCACGCGCACGATCCGCCGTCAGCGCCTGCAGATCTGGCTGCTCGGCGCCACAGCCGTCGGGCTGATCGCCCTGCTCGCGGTGCCGCTCGCGCTGTACTGA